A window from Rana temporaria chromosome 8, aRanTem1.1, whole genome shotgun sequence encodes these proteins:
- the LOC120909751 gene encoding gastrula zinc finger protein XlCGF57.1-like, with protein sequence MDYLQGHKGLYKDVVLDNQLPLTSPDECDVVISSEGSQDSSDYDGEEYGSKTESQGVETYSCPECGRGFEVKRNLRRHMKVHTGEFFPCKECGKCFSRRDRLKEHMRTHTGEKLDTCTKCGKSFLGKYRLIRHMKTHTDDNLPPCPDCGESSNQNGGLCIHQKIQMLKSSHSCSECGISFDTLSEFTLHQRGHAGKEIFPCSECGKVCASKSRLLIHQRSHTGEKPFSCPQCQKGFVVKSELIIHQRNHTGELPFTCRECGKGFTRHGNLGNHMKVHIQEKPYSCPECDRSFSRKSEFVMHLNDHTGDHPFSCSVCGKGFSHTGKLHMHERTHKGFTQQWNLTNDSEAQTQEKFSCPECKKSFIGRNEFVLHLSSHTGGFPFSCSVCGKGFSHRGKFHVHERMHKGFTQQGNSTNDVKVHVREKPFSCPECEKSFTRRNDLIMHLSDHTGDYPFSCSVCGKGFAHKGKLNVHERTHKSKQP encoded by the coding sequence ATGAATGTGATGTTGTGATTTCCTCAGAGGGGTCTCAGGATTCCTCTGATTATGATGGAGAAGAatatggatccaaaacagaatctCAGGGAGTAGAGACTTATTCATGCCCGGAGTGCGGTCGAGGATTTGAAGTGAAACGTAATCTGCGAAGACACATGAAAGTTCACACCGGTGAGTTTTTTCCCTGTaaagagtgcgggaaatgtttttcacggaggGATAGACTCAAGGAACACATGAGGACCCACACCGGGGAAAAGCTGGATACTTGTACAAAGTGCGGAAAATCTTTTTTAGGAAAGTATAGACTCATCAGACACATGAAGACCCACACAGATGATAACTTGCCTCCCTGTCCAGACTGCGGCGAGAGCTCCAATCAGAATGGTGGTCTTTGCATCCATCAGAAAATTCAAATGTTGAAAAGTTCCCATTCATGTTCGGAGTGCGGGATTTCTTTTGATACTCTATCTGAGTTTACCTTACACCAGAGAGGCCACGCCGGTAAGGAGATCTTTCCCTGCTCGGAGTGCGGGAAAGTGTGTGCAAGTAAATCCCGTCTTCTTAtccaccagagaagtcacaccgGTGAGAAGCCCTTTTCATGTCCCCAATGCCAGAAAGGATTCGTAGTGAAGTCAGAACTTATCATCCACCAGAGAAATCACACCGGTGAGCTGCCGTTTACTTGTCgagagtgcgggaaaggtttcacACGGCACGGGAACCTCGGTAATCACATGAAAGTCCACATTCAGGAGAAGCCGTACTCCTGCCCGGAGTGCGATAGATCCTTCAGCCGGAAAAGTGAATTTGTTATGCACCTGAACGATCACACGGGGGATCACCCTTTTTCATGCTCAGTGTGCGGGAAAGGTTTCTCTCATACAGGAAAACTTCACATGCACGAGAGAACTCACAAGGGCTTCACACAACAATGGAATTTAACTAATGACTCGGAGGCCCAAACTCAGGAGAAGTTCTCCTGTCCAGAGTGTAAGAAATCCTTCATCGGGAGAAATGAATTTGTTTTGCACCTGAGCTCTCACACGGGGGGTTTTCCTTTTTCATGCTCAGTGTGCGGGAAAGGTTTCTCTCATAGAGGAAAATTTCACGTACACGAGAGAATGCACAAGGGTTTCACACAACAAGGAAACTCAACTAATGACGTGAAAGTCCACGTTCGAGAGAAGCCTTTCTCCTGTCCGGAGTGTGAGAAATCCTTCACCCGGAGAAATGATCTTATTATGCACCTGAGCGATCACACGGGGGATtatcctttttcatgttcagtgTGCGGGAAAGGTTTCGCTCATAAAGGAAAACTTAACGTTCACGAGAGAACTCACAAGAGTAAACAACCTTAA